The Candidatus Thorarchaeota archaeon DNA window TTGTCTGCCTTCTCACAGGTGTCCTTCTCTTGTTCGGGGGTATTGGTACTCCTGCATTTCAGACAGTGGTCTCCATTGGTGCCTTTGCAGCAATGATCGTTCTTCTCATGCTTGTCAAAGGATCACGACAGCGAACTATCTGAGGGAGTTAAGAGCACAAAAAAGAAGAGGTCGCAGGTTTCGAGGGTCGGAGTGGTCCGCCCTCGTCCTGCATTTGTTTTGAATATTGTACTAACTTGTCTGTTGTTTTGGCTTCACGAATACAACATACATTACTCCAATGACTACGACTACGAGAATGATTCCCAGCAGGATCAGCAAAGGTGTGATATCTGGGGGTGCCGGCTGAGATGTAGTCGTGTTACTTGTACTGGGTGTTGTAGTAGTTGTTGTGGTTGTATTCGATGTGGTCGTGGTGGTTGTAGTGGTCGTCTGTGCGGCTATGACGGTGTACTCGTAGTATTCTGACCCGTTGAGCAGGGTGGATGTCTTGCCATAGGTGTCATTTGCAGTCACATAGAACTTAACAGTAGCTCCTTCTGCCTGTGCTGCTATTGTTGCATTGTATCTATTGTCTGCCGTCACGGACATTTGAACAAGTGTCCATGATCCATTATCCACACGGTAATGTAGCATCACCAGCGAGAGGCTTGGATCCTCGGCTGAAACCTCGACGGAGACATTGTCCTCTTCAGTCGGTGCGTGTGGAGAATAGGCGAGCCCACTCAATTCCGGTGCGGGATCGGTGTAGAGATAGACATCATCAAAGAGGATTGTCAAGTTCCCGTTGGTTTCAGTATTAGCAACAAGTGACACTCCGGTGATCGTGTCATTGACAGTCGTATTGAAGGCCATGCTGAAGTCGTGATAGAGGTCTCGTTGGAGATTGAGCCATGTTCCGGTGGTGTTGACTTCAGGAACGACAATATACTTGTCATAGTTCCCGGAGCTCTCGACGGGACTTCCATTAGCAAGAACATAGCCAATGCCGCCAAGATGCTCAGTATAGACGCCAATCATGATGTACTCATCGGTCAGACCGGAGAACGATATTAGTTTCCAGTTCAGATCAAAATATAATTCGGTCTGATTATTGATTGGGATATTTCTGATAGTCTGATATATTGAGACATCTTCCTCGTTCGATAGTGTCAGGTTGGCCGCCTTACTCCCCGTTTTTGCATCATCTGTGACAGTGATATTGGGGGTAGTTCCAACTTTACAGTCATCCCATGAGATGACCTCGGAGCCTACCTCTCCCTGATCTTCGTAGCTCATATCGTTCAATGATGCGGAAACAAAAGCCATCTCATCAAATAGGACACTAATGCGACCTTGACTATCATGTGCATAGACTTCTATTTGGATCCGTTTCACATAGACATCATTTGTTGAATTGACGGCTCGAATGTCTTCGAACACGCTTCGGTTAAAGAAATTCCATGTTCCAGTCGTGTTGAATCCTGTTGCATTGATGAATAGGTCTCCTGGTAATCCAATGGCTGGCATTGCCTCTCCGTAAGAGAGCATGTAGTAGACATTGAAATCCTCATCTGTTCCATTATGGCACTCGGCTCTGACATAGGCATAGACGTGATCGCTTAGGTGTTGCACGTCGTCCAATTGCCAATAGAATGTGAAACGACCAGGGTTGAGATCTGTCAGTCGCTTGTCAATATTAGTCCGAAGGTTGGCATAGCTCTCGTAGCCCGTTGTAGCAGCAGTCATATTTATGCTCCAGTCCCCTTCGTGGGCAGTGGAGCTCTGAACAATATCTGCGGCATTATACGAGGTCCATGTCCATTGATTCCCAGTACCCGTGGCCTCAAAATTACCGTGATTGACAGAACCACCGAGTTTGACATCTGTGTCATTGAGCAGGTTCATGTCATCAATAAATACTCGGAGATAGTCAGCGGTCTCAGAGTCCAGATGTATGTTAATTAAACGAAACTGTGTTGGGGTCTCATTAAACGCTTCCATGAAGTCCCGTGTTAGATTGTGATCAAATGTCTTCCATGAGTCAGTCCCATCATTAATTATAAACCGTGTATTGATTGAGGAGTTTACAACTACTGGAGAACCGGACAGGTAGTACCATAATGTCTTTGTCCATGTCGATGCCATTCTCACTTCGATGTAAAACACATCACCATCGTCTGGTGCGGGATTCTGTGCAACATAGTAATCAAATTTCAGGGTTGTATTGATGGGGTTGTTCCAATACGGCCAACTAGTTTGAGTGACTACCAGGTCCGATGAACGTTCTGGATCATTTGTGCTTGTCTGCATTCCCAACGATCTTGACCCCTCGTTTACGGGATCCGGCGAGGTCGCATACCACGCAAACCGTCCTTTGGTCGCGGTGGTATAATAATCAGAAGGCATATGTGGATCGTTCCACATCTCCATATCTCCGTTAGCAATATGGTTGGACTGCCACGAGACCCTGCTAAGATTGGTCTCAGAACGAATCATCTTGTTGTCCAAGGTTGGTCTGTTCGTCATGGGCTGTGATGTTTCTTGCCAATTATTTGCAAACATTGCAGAGGTCATAGAAAGTATCACAAGAACCAGGATAAGTGGAAGTGGTCTTTGATATCGTTTGCTCATCGAATCAACTCTTTCTTAATTCGCATGGTGCGGACTTTTTCCAAAAAGTATACCATTTTTAATCCTATTCATCACGTAGAATTTCTTAATGCGCTCTTATACGGACTCTTTCCTTCATCTTTGATGTGTCCGCATAGGACTGTGGCGTCTGGAGGGATCATTGAGAATCCCGGGCCTCCTCTGCCTTACAACTGCGGCACATGTTGCATCCGGAATCCCAATGATCTCTAGCCATGTTGCCTTTGTTGCACCACATCAATCATGTTGCTTTGGACGTTGAGTCACAAAGTACACAATGAACAACGCAACCAGTGCTCCGATTATGCCAAGTGCAATGAGTACCATAGTGAAGTCTGGAGGCGTGGCTGGTGAAGTGGTGGGTGTAGTACCTGAAGTGGTCGAGGTAGTTGTCGTGGTAGATGTTGTCTGTGCCTGTACAACTGTGTATGTATAGTACTCTGTTCCGTTGAGAGCTGTTGTGATCTTACCATAGGTGTCATTTGCTGAGACATAGAAATCAATTACCGCCCCCACGGATTGAACCGGAATGGCCCCTGTATATTGATCATTAGATGCCTCTGTCATTGTGACCTCTGTCCATGTGCCATTATTGACGCGATAGTGGAGCAGCACGTTGTCCAAGCTCGGGTCTACCGCCACTACCGTGACGGTCACAGCATCATTCTGAGTAGGTGCTGTTGGAGTGAACTCAACCCCACTCAGTCCGGGTGCAGTATCTGTGTAGAGGTAAATGTCATCAAACAGGATCGTGAGATTTCCGCCGGTCTCGGTACTGGCACAGATATAGACCGTTGTGATAGAACTATTGATTGTTGTATTGAATATAGTCTTGAAGTCGTGATAGAGGTCGCGTTGGAAGTTCAGCCATACGTCTGTTGTATTGGCCTCGGGGACCACGATATATCTGTCAAATGATCCTACGCTTTCAACGGGACTATTGTTTGCAAGGATGTAGCCTATGGACCCACCATAGTCCTGTTCCACACCAATCATGATATATTCATCAGTCTGACCCGAGAATGATAATAACTTCCAATTAAGATCAAGATACAGTTCAGTCGAATTATTGAATGCCATGTTCTGGAGCTCTTGATACAGATCTGTTGTTTCTCCATTCGTGATGGTCAGATTGGCGGCCTTGCTTCCCGTTTTGGCATCTCCCGTGACGGTAAATTCCGGATAGTCCCCCTGATGACAATCGCCCCATGCAAGAACCTCTGATCCGATGTCCCGTTGGTCCTCATAGCTCATGTCGTTCAGGTTTGCTGCGACAAATGCCATCTCATCAAAAAGAACACTGATACGACTTTGAGCCTCATAGGCATACACGAGGAGAGTGACTTTCTGCACGATGAGATCGGTTGTCGTGTTGACTGCGCGCACATCTTCAAAGACGCTTCTGTTGAAATAGTGCCATGCTCCGGTCTCATTGAATCCTGTCGCATTGATGAGGAGGTCTCCTTGCCCACCAATTGTTGGCAACGACTCGCCATAGGACAGCATATAGTAGACATCAAATTCGGCATCTGTACCGTTTGAACATTCAACATGAACATAGGAATAGACATCATTGCTCGAATGTTGCAGATCATTCAGTTGCCAGTAGAAGGTAAACCGATCGGGATTGAGAATGCTCAGTCGTCTTCTGACATAAGTGTCCATGGTTGCCCGACTACGAAAACCTGATGACATTGCCGTGAGGTTTGCGCTCCACGATCCCTCGTGAGCCATAGAGCTTTGAACTATATCAGCAGGATCTTCGGTTATCCAATACCATGAAATACCTGTGCCAGTGGTCTCAAAGTTACCGAAATTAGTGTCCCCTCCAATTTTGACTTCTGTCCCATTGAGAAAATGCACATCGTCGATGTATGCTTGAAGGTAGTCATTTGTGACGCTGTTCAAGTAAAAATTGAATTGATCGAATTGAGTTGGGATCTGACCAAAGGCATCGATGAAATCACGTGTCAGGTTTCGGTCAAGTGTCTTCCACGAGCCCAGAGTGGAATTAATTATGAAGTAGGCATAATACGAAGAATTTGTCCTGTCTGGTACACCTGATAGATAGTAGTTGAGATATCTGGCTCCTATTGATTCCATTGTCACGGTGAGATAGAATGCATCTGCATTAGTGCCAAGATTGGGATTTTGATCAATGTAGTAATCGACCTTTAGGGTCGTGTTTGCGGGATTGGCCCAATAGGTCCACTGTTGTTTTGAGATTCGTAGTTGCGCAGGGTGGTCAGAATCGATGGCCTTCGCCCGCATTCCTAAGGAACGTGATCCCTCGTTGACAGGTTCAGGAGTCGTGGCATACCATGCCTTTGTTTCGCGGGTTCTATAGGTCGAGAAGTCTGTCGGTCTATGGGTGGTCGCCCATGATTCCATATTGCCATTTGCGATATGATTGCTCCGCCATACCTCTCTACTGAGGTTGGTCTCGGCGGGAATAAAATTCAGAGGCGGTGAGGCCTGTTCTCTGTTCGATGATGATGGTGATGATGATGCTTGGCGATCATGTCCAAATGTTGCCAACGGTATTGAACTAATCATGATGATAATGACAAGTAGCGAAAAAAAACCAAGATCTCTCTTATGCATAAAAATCAACTCATTATTGAATCATTATTGATTAGTCTATAATCACTTCATTCTCTTTTAGTTCTATCTCTCAATTTCTATATTTTTGAATAAAATCACTTGCCCGTGTCGGTCTTGTATTCGCATAGTGTATCATGGGCCTCGAAACTGTCATCCGAAGATCATACGTGTACTAGTCAAGATCATACGTGTACTAGCATGGTCCTAGTACACGTGTAAAAAATGACCCCTGATATAATGTGTCTACAGGCCATTTCAAGGCAGTTTTTGGAGCGATTTTGCTATGATACGTGTACTAGCAGTGTTCGAGTACACCAGCGATTTGGGTAATACCTAAGTTAATATGTGTTCGAGCCAGTTCCTATATTCGGGTATCAAATATGCCGAAGATTGATCTTGTACGCCGACCTTCCCTCATCACTCCTCGTCATTTGCTGCGGTATGTCTTCTTCACCGAGATGCAGGTCGAGCAGGCCTCAAAGATTCTCAATGAAATCGTGCGGAATGGTGGAGTAGTACCCGACTCGGAATGGGAACGTTTTGTTCTCTCTAGCAGAGGTCTCTATGTGAAAGTGATGCGCAAGCTCCGCGATGTGGGAATAGTGGAGAAACGCATGGGGCAATACCGATTGACCAAGGACCTCTCCCATTCGCTCTCTAAGATCGCTCAATACTGGAACGAGATTGTTGATTCGTTTCAGGCTGGGGATCGAGCTATTGCCTTCTGATTAGCTGACACACCTGTTGCCAGTCCGCCATCGGATTACATTTGGAGCCGTTTTCCAGAAACACTTTTCTAAGCCGAAGCCTTATGAATGGCTTTGTATAGCATTAGAACTGGCTGAAGAGAGGACAGACAAGTTTTATACTCAGCTTCGACATTCATAACATAGCTAAAGTCTTGAGGGTGCGAGATGCCTGACGATAAATTGACTGAAGAGGATAAGGCCACTATTTTAGATGCTTTTCGCGATGCTTCATTGAGCGATGAAGATATCCAGCGGCTGGCTACTGGTGATGATAGTTCAAGTGGTGCGCTTGCCACGATGGATAGTAGGGAGGATCTGATTACTGCTGCTGCTTCGGCTCTCGAGTTCGTTGAAGGTCTCGACATGGGCGATTCAAAGGCAGAGGAGGCCTCAAGTGACGATGCTATGGCTGGTTTTGATGGACTACTCAGGCGACTTGAGGCATTGCGTTCTGAGATCGCTTCTCTACAACGAGGTGTAGTTGGAGTATTTGCTGCCCAACTGCTCACATTTCGAGGTAAGGTCGTTGAACTGAAGTCTAAGATCTCTGAAGAGATGGTTGACAAACTCAAGATGCAGTTCTTCAAGAGCTTCATTGAGACCACCTTTGTAGATATTGTCGATAACGAGTTCGCGTCTCTTGAGAAGGAGCTCGTTGACAAGATTGTGGCGCAGACTCAGGAGAAATTCAAGGAATTTGCTGAGCGCGTCAGGCAGTCCGAGATTGATCTTCGTACTGCAATTGTTGAGCAACAAGATATCGTTCGTTCGTTCATGCAGTCGCTTGAAGAAGAGGCCGCTGCTGTACAGGAACAGCTCAAAGAGAAAGATCTTCGGATTAAGAGATTGGAAACTGAGGTCAAGCAGCTCCAGCAGCAACTGGACGCGGGTGCTGCTGCGGGCGTGGACATGGATGAGATGCGTCGTAAGATCTCCAATCTCGAGGATCAGGTGTCCCGGCTTCAAGATGAATTGGCACGGAAAGAGGCAATCATCAAGGCGCGCACCGAAGAGGCTCAGGCAGCCCGTGCTGAGACCGAAGAGATTCGCATGCAACTGATCGAGGCGAACTCGCAGATTGAGGCATACAAGACTGAGAAGGCCTCGCTTGTTGCAGCCCCTGCGCATTCTGATGCAGAATTTGAGGCAATGGCCGAGAAGCTTACCTTACTGGAGCAATCAATGGCTGAGAAACGGCACGAGATCGAAGAGTATACTGCAAAGATTCGTGATCTTGAAGAGCGTCTGGAAGATGAGCAGAAGGAGAAGGTCGTAGCGGAGGAACTTGCAGCAAAGCGTCTGAGCGAACTGGAATCTATTCAAGATAAGATCACTCACATCAAAGACCTCGAGGAAAAGATCTACAATCTCGAGCAGGACATCAAGACCCTTGAAGAAGAAAAGAATATCATTGCCATGCAACGTGAGGCTTATGAGAAGGCCACCCGCCTCATGGAGAAGGAGCGCGACATGGCCTTAGAGGCACGTGATCTTGCAAATGAACGCGCTCAACGTTACATTAAGGTACTAGGCATGGAGAACAATACGAAAGTCTTGCTTCTCGTTGACGAAGTTGGTTCCATGACCTTTTCGGATCTCGGAAAAGCCTTAGGTATCCCCGCAGGCCTTGCAGCCAAACATGCTCGTGAACTCGAAAAACTGGGTGTGTTGAAGGTTGAGGATGACCGGGCTATTTCTACGTTGAAGCAGCTCGATATTAAAGAAGGAGAGGTCAAAGTAGACTAAGACTCGTTCAAGCCTCTGCCTCTCCTGTTTCAGTGGTCATATGGTTCTTCTACTATGATGGTGCAAATTAGGTGTGGCTACCAGTTGCTCGGTTCTTTATGGCCCAGACTGCAACAATAACGGCTACGGTCGTGATCACGCCTGCTGATATGAGTATCATTGTTGTAGAATCAATAGTATATGGGATTGCATCAGGGTGTGGGGTAGTACCAGTTCCCGTTGTGCTGGTAGTCGTTGTAGTGACGGTTGTTGTAGTGATTGCTGTAAAGACAAAACGAGCATGACTCCACGTTCCCTTTGAGTTCTGTGCATATACATCAAGAGTGTGCTCGCCTTCAATATTTGGAATTTCTGTTAATACCGTTGAATTGGCCCCCTGATCCCACGAATATTGCACGGTTGTTGGTACTTCGCTGAAGAGAATCTCAGGGATAGTTCCCGCCCTCATGTGGGAGGTATTCGCATACCCTCGAATCTCAATCTCGATTGGTCCGTAGTATGGCAGTTGGTACTTCTCCACCTCTGTTCCATCAGGTTTGACCGAGGTCATATTGATGGCGTTGGATTGAACATTCACGCGGAAATAATGGTAATAATTCCCGCCCCACGGATTACTGTATAGAGGTGCTCCCGCTCCACCAGTGATAACGTGAACAACACCATTGACGGTGAGTCTGTTGAAAAGATGATCATGTCCTACTGCAAAAAGCGTGACGTTCTTGTCCTCGAAGAGTTGTTGCAGTGCAGCCTTGTTTGTCTGGTTCACATCCATTGCGCTGCCAATGTGTTTTAGGGGATAGAGTGGTCTGTGGGCAAAGACAAACTTCGTTCGGCTCCCAGCAGCAGTCAGATCATTGACCAACCAGTTCCATTGTTCGCCGCGGATCTGTCCTTCATACCCCTTTTCTTCACTATTGAGTATGGTGAAATGCACACCCGCAAAGTTGAACGATAAATACAGATTGGGTTCATTAAACTGTTCAAACGCATCAAGGAAATATTGTGGTCGTGGCGTTCCCTGTGAATCCTGATAGTCATGGTTTCCTATGACCGCATAGATGGGCACATAATGTCCAAGCCTATCTGAAATATTGGTGAATTTCGACCAAGTGTTCCAGTTGGTGGAATCACTTGTTGATAGTGAATAGATATAATCCCCAGTCATGACCACGATATCGGGATCTTCCGCAATCACCTGGTCAATGATCTCACCAAGCACTGCTGGTTGCTC harbors:
- a CDS encoding metallophosphoesterase family protein, with the translated sequence MTIKRLLPIFVAVIMITSMGLTHSKSPIMPTVSSSTEHKLADTVTIIRGPTVHLVTNQSVRIMWKTNGMSDTVVEFGYTDSNLNMSSVNSTLSVTHKADIDHLKTNTTYYYRVSSNSTTSAIYHFKTAPADGQPFKLIILGDNRPGSDTAPEQPAVLGEIIDQVIAEDPDIVVMTGDYIYSLSTSDSTNWNTWSKFTNISDRLGHYVPIYAVIGNHDYQDSQGTPRPQYFLDAFEQFNEPNLYLSFNFAGVHFTILNSEEKGYEGQIRGEQWNWLVNDLTAAGSRTKFVFAHRPLYPLKHIGSAMDVNQTNKAALQQLFEDKNVTLFAVGHDHLFNRLTVNGVVHVITGGAGAPLYSNPWGGNYYHYFRVNVQSNAINMTSVKPDGTEVEKYQLPYYGPIEIEIRGYANTSHMRAGTIPEILFSEVPTTVQYSWDQGANSTVLTEIPNIEGEHTLDVYAQNSKGTWSHARFVFTAITTTTVTTTTTSTTGTGTTPHPDAIPYTIDSTTMILISAGVITTVAVIVAVWAIKNRATGSHT